Proteins found in one Insulibacter thermoxylanivorax genomic segment:
- the ytxC gene encoding putative sporulation protein YtxC, whose product MMLLLSDQYGREVKAGMEHIRVQVSGEPPAADRFEHLLQDQLKRWLHKQIAVDMDMKSVGQLQEIRVGAADREQLVKAVAQAVAQYVTEFHEHDVIRSLIADEYGYDEPEELAEIEAYCWHNSDPLQEADQSADLERRKQQIAEEVAEYLDANHLLNVEGLVRFRLLRYTEHLRGIVEYAIDEYTADKQYEEFISLLKYFVYIQEAKIPAAHLIHKGAHEFDLLNEKMEPIETKQLDQFVVEMIDKEINYEDMIVSTLITVSPQHVYIHTRNPDMQVIRTIQQIFEDRAAVCTSCPQCRPLLGDYKRQDHSYR is encoded by the coding sequence ATGATGTTATTGCTTAGTGATCAATATGGAAGGGAAGTGAAGGCGGGTATGGAGCATATACGAGTGCAGGTCAGCGGGGAGCCGCCGGCTGCAGACCGCTTCGAACATCTGCTGCAAGATCAGCTTAAGCGATGGTTACATAAGCAAATTGCTGTGGATATGGACATGAAGTCCGTCGGTCAGCTGCAGGAGATCAGGGTTGGAGCGGCGGACCGCGAACAGCTCGTGAAGGCGGTGGCGCAGGCCGTCGCCCAGTACGTGACCGAATTCCATGAACACGATGTGATCCGCAGTTTAATTGCGGATGAATACGGATATGATGAGCCGGAAGAACTGGCAGAGATCGAGGCGTACTGCTGGCACAATTCGGATCCGCTGCAGGAAGCGGATCAAAGCGCGGATCTGGAGAGAAGGAAGCAGCAGATCGCTGAAGAAGTAGCCGAGTATTTGGATGCGAATCATTTGTTGAATGTGGAAGGTCTGGTGCGCTTTCGGCTGCTTCGCTACACGGAGCATCTGCGGGGAATCGTCGAATATGCGATTGATGAATACACCGCGGACAAACAATACGAGGAATTTATTTCTTTGCTTAAGTATTTCGTATATATCCAGGAGGCGAAGATACCTGCTGCGCATCTGATCCACAAGGGTGCCCATGAATTCGACCTCTTGAATGAGAAGATGGAACCGATCGAGACGAAACAGCTGGATCAATTCGTTGTGGAAATGATCGATAAGGAGATCAATTATGAAGATATGATCGTCAGCACACTGATCACCGTATCCCCGCAGCATGTCTACATCCATACCCGCAATCCGGATATGCAAGTGATCCGCACGATCCAGCAGATCTTCGAAGACCGGGCGGCTGTATGCACGTCTTGTCCGCAGTGCCGGCCCTTGCTCGGCGACTATAAGAGGCAGGACCATTCTTATCGATAA
- the thrS gene encoding threonine--tRNA ligase has translation MVKITFPDGAVREYEKGVTIEEITASISPGLKKNALAGKINGELVDLYTPLEDDAAIEIVTYDTQEGLEIMRHSTAHLMAQAIKRLYHDKNVKLGIGPVIEDGFYYDIDMDHSLTPDDLARIEKEMERIVQENLPIRRQVVSREEAIRVYEDIGDHLKLELIHDLPEDAVITIYEQGEFFDLCRGPHVPSTGKIKAFKLLSVAGAYWRGDSKNKMLQRIYGTAFPKKAQLDEHLHMLEEAKKRDHRKLGREHEIFTFSQEVGQGLPLWLPNGAKLRRTLERYIVDLEERLGYQHVYTPVLANVELYKISGHWDHYQEDMFPTMQMDNEELVLRPMNCPHHMMIYKSRMHSYRDLPVRIAELGTMHRYEMSGALTGLHRVRAMTLNDAHIFCRPDQIKEEFARVVELIQKVYEDFGIKDYRFRLSYRDPQDTEKYYPDDEMWEMSQRILREVVEEMGLPYFEAEGEAAFYGPKLDVQIKTALGKEETLSTAQLDFLLPERFGLEYVGEDGQKHRPVVIHRGIISTMERMTAFLLENFAGALPVWLSPVQAKVIPVSNQFDDYAKQVHDRLAAAGIRAETDLRNEKLGYKIREAQMQRIPYMLVVGEQERQAGTASVRKRGQGDLGAKPLDEVIAQIRSDIDNKVIE, from the coding sequence ATGGTGAAAATCACATTTCCCGATGGAGCCGTAAGGGAGTATGAGAAGGGGGTTACGATCGAGGAGATCACAGCCTCCATCAGCCCCGGCCTGAAGAAAAATGCGCTGGCAGGCAAGATCAACGGTGAGTTAGTTGATCTCTATACGCCGCTGGAAGACGATGCCGCGATCGAGATCGTCACGTATGATACGCAAGAAGGCTTGGAGATCATGCGGCACAGCACCGCGCATCTGATGGCGCAGGCGATCAAACGCTTGTACCACGACAAGAATGTCAAACTGGGCATCGGTCCGGTCATCGAGGATGGCTTCTACTATGACATCGACATGGATCATTCGCTCACTCCCGATGATCTGGCGCGCATCGAGAAGGAGATGGAACGCATCGTTCAGGAGAACCTGCCGATCCGCCGGCAGGTCGTCAGCCGCGAGGAAGCGATTCGTGTCTATGAGGATATCGGCGATCACCTGAAGCTGGAGCTGATCCATGATCTGCCGGAAGATGCGGTGATCACGATCTATGAGCAGGGGGAATTCTTCGATCTCTGCCGCGGACCCCATGTGCCTTCGACAGGGAAGATCAAGGCCTTCAAACTGCTTAGTGTCGCCGGCGCTTACTGGAGGGGCGATTCGAAGAACAAGATGTTGCAGCGTATCTACGGCACGGCGTTCCCGAAGAAAGCCCAGCTGGATGAGCATCTGCATATGCTGGAGGAAGCGAAGAAGCGCGATCACCGCAAGCTGGGGCGCGAACATGAGATCTTCACCTTCTCGCAAGAGGTGGGACAGGGCCTGCCGCTTTGGCTTCCGAATGGAGCGAAGCTGCGCCGCACGCTGGAGCGGTATATCGTCGATCTGGAAGAGCGCTTAGGTTATCAGCACGTGTATACCCCGGTTCTGGCCAATGTGGAGCTGTACAAGATCTCCGGCCACTGGGATCATTATCAAGAGGACATGTTCCCGACGATGCAGATGGACAATGAAGAGCTTGTGCTGCGACCGATGAACTGCCCGCACCATATGATGATCTACAAGAGCCGTATGCACAGCTACCGCGACTTGCCGGTGCGGATCGCCGAGTTGGGAACGATGCACCGCTACGAGATGTCCGGTGCGCTCACGGGGCTGCATCGCGTGCGGGCGATGACGCTCAACGATGCGCATATCTTCTGCCGTCCGGATCAGATCAAAGAGGAGTTCGCCCGCGTTGTGGAATTGATCCAGAAGGTCTATGAGGACTTCGGCATCAAGGATTATCGTTTCCGCCTGTCTTACCGCGATCCGCAGGATACGGAGAAATATTATCCGGATGATGAGATGTGGGAGATGTCGCAGCGCATCCTGCGTGAAGTGGTGGAAGAGATGGGGCTGCCATACTTCGAAGCAGAGGGAGAGGCGGCCTTCTACGGACCGAAGCTGGACGTGCAGATTAAGACCGCCCTGGGCAAAGAAGAGACGCTGTCCACGGCGCAGCTTGATTTCCTGCTGCCGGAGCGGTTTGGGCTGGAGTATGTCGGGGAGGACGGACAGAAGCATCGTCCTGTCGTCATCCACCGCGGCATCATCAGCACGATGGAGCGCATGACGGCGTTCCTGCTGGAGAACTTCGCAGGAGCTCTGCCGGTATGGCTGTCGCCGGTGCAAGCGAAGGTGATCCCGGTCTCGAATCAGTTCGATGATTATGCGAAGCAGGTGCATGATCGTCTGGCCGCAGCGGGGATCCGCGCGGAAACCGACCTGCGCAACGAGAAGCTGGGCTATAAGATTCGCGAAGCGCAGATGCAGCGCATCCCGTATATGCTGGTCGTCGGCGAACAGGAGCGTCAGGCCGGCACGGCATCTGTTCGCAAGCGCGGGCAAGGCGACCTCGGCGCGAAGCCGCTGGATGAAGTGATCGCACAGATTCGCTCGGATATCGATAACAAAGTGATCGAATAA
- a CDS encoding putative holin-like toxin, producing the protein MGVHEALALMVDFGSLVVALLTLAVAITVALNQKK; encoded by the coding sequence ATGGGCGTTCATGAAGCTTTGGCTTTGATGGTCGATTTTGGTTCGCTGGTCGTGGCGTTGCTGACGTTGGCTGTCGCGATAACCGTAGCGTTAAACCAAAAGAAATAG
- a CDS encoding 3D domain-containing protein: protein MLRPMFRACLRLSWLSSGLLLFLLLAGKDPVQLSVNLEEVGSKAARMTNIENQLEASTKSSLDPDHEDMMERKMDAELQLGMNPEIEEEQGAADEGRSPEEQPFTVQSPAVYEVIATGYYAGVESTGKSPGHPEYGITYSGVKARRGTLSTIAADLNLFPIGTVLYIPDYGYGVVADIGSAVKGNIIDLYFPTKEEIYRLWGKRVVQVTVIEEGDGHLDEEKLRRLEAMLGTSDPPSAL, encoded by the coding sequence ATGTTAAGACCAATGTTCCGGGCATGCCTAAGATTGTCCTGGTTAAGCTCAGGTTTGCTGCTGTTCTTGCTGCTTGCCGGAAAGGACCCTGTACAGCTCAGCGTAAACCTGGAGGAGGTTGGGTCGAAGGCGGCCCGCATGACGAATATTGAGAATCAATTGGAAGCGTCGACAAAATCCTCATTAGATCCAGATCATGAAGATATGATGGAGCGTAAGATGGATGCCGAGCTTCAGTTGGGGATGAATCCTGAGATCGAAGAGGAACAGGGGGCTGCTGATGAAGGGAGATCTCCTGAAGAACAGCCATTCACTGTTCAATCCCCTGCAGTATATGAGGTGATCGCCACCGGATATTATGCCGGCGTTGAATCGACGGGCAAATCACCCGGTCATCCTGAATACGGAATTACGTACTCAGGAGTTAAAGCTAGGAGAGGAACGCTGTCGACGATCGCAGCGGATCTGAATCTCTTTCCGATCGGCACTGTACTCTATATCCCGGATTACGGATACGGCGTGGTTGCTGATATCGGCAGTGCGGTGAAAGGCAATATCATCGATCTGTACTTCCCCACCAAAGAAGAGATCTATCGATTATGGGGTAAAAGGGTGGTTCAGGTGACCGTCATCGAAGAAGGCGACGGGCATCTGGATGAAGAAAAGCTGCGTCGGCTGGAGGCGATGCTCGGAACATCAGATCCGCCGTCAGCTCTGTGA
- the liaF gene encoding cell wall-active antibiotics response protein LiaF: MYNRIFWGFVLIGLGVLFILNQQGIVIFDLGEIIATYWPLVLIYFGLRGLIFQHRWGQGIGFGYLYPLIMTVLGVYFLGRNIDYIEMSVVDFFQYVIPFLLILIGLIIILRPSRRKSDQTEPEDALDFDLSECDGPHESKESSRDGAAPHSFIPEENWRTGDEERGADAGYAGAGYTGGETTGSFSKQEAPESHFSFLGDIHIGSANWQLKPLNVHHFIGDTVIDLTRAQIPDGITKITVSSMIGDVKVMLPKDPEVEASVVMTAFLGEFNVFGRREGGMLKNYREESPDYHYAPKKIQLTVNLFIGDFRIERI; the protein is encoded by the coding sequence GTGTATAACCGGATCTTCTGGGGCTTCGTCTTAATCGGCCTCGGTGTGCTCTTTATCTTGAATCAACAGGGGATTGTCATCTTCGACTTGGGGGAGATCATCGCTACATACTGGCCGCTAGTCCTCATCTACTTCGGACTGAGGGGACTTATCTTCCAGCATCGCTGGGGACAGGGCATCGGTTTTGGCTATCTCTATCCGCTCATCATGACGGTGCTCGGTGTCTATTTCTTAGGGCGCAACATCGATTATATCGAGATGTCGGTGGTTGATTTCTTCCAATATGTCATCCCGTTCCTGCTGATCTTAATCGGTCTGATTATCATTCTGCGGCCGAGCCGCAGGAAGTCTGATCAGACGGAACCGGAAGATGCTCTCGATTTCGATCTGAGCGAGTGCGACGGACCGCATGAATCTAAGGAAAGCAGCCGTGATGGAGCAGCTCCGCACAGCTTTATCCCCGAGGAGAATTGGCGGACGGGGGATGAGGAGCGCGGCGCAGATGCGGGGTATGCCGGCGCTGGGTATACGGGCGGGGAAACCACAGGCAGCTTCAGCAAACAGGAAGCGCCGGAGAGCCATTTCAGTTTCCTCGGCGACATCCATATCGGTTCAGCAAACTGGCAGCTGAAGCCGCTGAATGTTCATCATTTCATCGGCGATACCGTCATCGACCTCACGCGGGCACAGATTCCCGACGGCATCACGAAGATCACCGTGAGCTCGATGATCGGCGATGTGAAGGTCATGCTGCCCAAAGATCCCGAAGTCGAAGCCAGTGTTGTGATGACCGCTTTCCTCGGGGAGTTCAACGTATTCGGCAGGCGGGAAGGCGGCATGCTCAAAAATTACCGCGAGGAATCCCCGGATTATCATTATGCACCCAAGAAGATTCAGCTCACCGTGAATCTGTTCATCGGCGATTTCCGGATCGAGCGCATCTGA
- a CDS encoding S1C family serine protease, which produces MDGSRNRDYDDFFRTSEEKDHDRTEDQVQHTQEAKVHEQPQSYYYAYGPYRPAETRSNEQVSSQENSTYAEPKSIEAISPAAHDYGPRVTAGGITASHAPRDQVWQVQPPRRRGWWTGFLAAFVACALIMTGLVYASDVNNWFTGSEVNASGPNGSSGDNVPTGQTVSMDRTDSTASAALPGSIPDIVEQASPAVVLIETYVNANRSYRIRSNMDFFEYFFRDRIQIQPDNSDNMINSGLGTGFIFDKDGYILTNEHVVSGADKIYVTVQGYTEPFEAQLLGSDFDLDLAVLKIKGTKDFPTLPIGDSTELRVGEWVTAIGNPLGYDHTVSVGVLSAKGRQIRIPEGNQVRYYEDLLQTDASINSGNSGGPLLNLKGEVVGINTAVSTDAQGIGFAIPSSTFVPVIDLLKNNQSIPKPYIGVGISNIEESWLEDLKLESTEGALVTQVEVGSPAERAGIRTWDVIIKIDDKKVTNYEQVKEYILELGVGARTTITVIRDGKEIQLGVIIGDRNNP; this is translated from the coding sequence ATGGACGGCAGCCGCAATCGAGACTATGATGACTTCTTCCGCACTTCTGAAGAGAAGGATCATGATAGAACAGAGGACCAAGTCCAGCACACACAGGAAGCGAAGGTTCACGAACAGCCGCAGTCCTATTACTATGCCTATGGGCCTTATCGGCCGGCGGAAACGAGAAGCAATGAGCAAGTGAGCAGTCAAGAGAACAGCACATATGCAGAACCTAAGTCTATAGAGGCGATCTCCCCGGCAGCCCATGACTATGGGCCGCGCGTCACAGCAGGCGGCATCACCGCTTCCCATGCTCCGCGTGATCAAGTATGGCAGGTACAGCCGCCGCGCCGCCGGGGCTGGTGGACGGGCTTCTTAGCAGCTTTTGTTGCATGTGCCTTGATCATGACGGGACTGGTCTATGCATCGGATGTGAATAATTGGTTCACCGGCAGCGAGGTCAACGCATCGGGTCCAAACGGCTCAAGCGGCGACAATGTGCCTACCGGGCAGACCGTTTCGATGGATCGTACGGACTCGACGGCGTCGGCGGCACTGCCGGGGTCGATACCGGATATCGTGGAACAGGCCAGTCCGGCGGTGGTCTTGATCGAGACCTATGTCAATGCGAACCGCAGCTATCGGATTCGCAGCAATATGGACTTCTTCGAATATTTCTTCCGAGACCGCATCCAGATCCAGCCCGACAACAGCGATAATATGATCAACTCCGGTTTGGGCACAGGATTCATCTTCGATAAGGACGGCTACATCCTGACCAATGAACACGTGGTCAGCGGTGCGGATAAGATCTATGTGACCGTTCAAGGGTATACAGAGCCGTTCGAGGCGCAGCTGCTCGGTTCGGACTTTGATCTCGACCTGGCTGTTCTGAAGATCAAAGGAACGAAGGATTTTCCAACGCTGCCAATCGGCGACTCGACAGAGCTGAGGGTCGGGGAATGGGTGACAGCGATCGGCAACCCGCTGGGCTATGATCATACGGTAAGCGTCGGCGTGCTCAGCGCCAAAGGCCGTCAGATCCGCATCCCTGAAGGCAATCAGGTCCGTTACTATGAAGATCTGCTGCAGACGGATGCCTCGATCAACTCCGGCAACTCCGGCGGTCCGCTGCTGAACCTGAAGGGTGAAGTCGTCGGAATCAACACGGCGGTCAGCACGGATGCGCAGGGGATCGGCTTTGCGATTCCGTCCAGCACTTTCGTGCCCGTGATCGATCTGCTCAAGAACAATCAATCGATCCCGAAACCGTATATCGGCGTCGGCATCTCCAACATCGAGGAGAGCTGGCTTGAGGATCTTAAGCTGGAGAGCACCGAGGGCGCCTTGGTAACCCAGGTGGAAGTGGGCAGCCCTGCGGAGCGGGCAGGTATCCGGACCTGGGACGTGATCATCAAGATCGACGATAAGAAGGTAACGAACTACGAGCAGGTGAAGGAATACATCCTTGAGCTCGGCGTCGGAGCCAGGACGACGATCACCGTGATCCGCGACGGCAAGGAGATTCAGCTCGGCGTGATCATCGGTGACCGGAACAATCCATGA
- a CDS encoding response regulator transcription factor, with translation MRQHILVVDDDEKITSMLRRSLTFEGYEVTIANNGQDALRLLMEREPHLIILDVMMPYLDGWEVCRRLREGGCKVPILMLTAKDEVKDRVKGLDIGADDYLVKPFALEELLARVRALLRRYEEADESHELTFDDLRMDVDAREVYRNGQRIDLTTREFDLLHLFMMNPRKVLAKDIIMERIWGYDYSGESNVLEVYIAMLRQKLEEHGAKRLIHTVRGAGYVLRGDD, from the coding sequence ATGAGACAGCATATCTTAGTGGTCGATGACGATGAGAAGATCACCTCGATGCTGCGGCGGAGCCTGACATTCGAAGGGTACGAGGTGACGATTGCCAACAATGGACAGGATGCGCTGCGCCTGCTGATGGAGAGGGAGCCGCATCTGATCATCTTAGATGTCATGATGCCCTATCTGGACGGCTGGGAAGTATGCCGCAGATTGCGCGAAGGGGGCTGCAAAGTCCCCATCCTCATGTTGACTGCCAAGGATGAGGTGAAGGATCGGGTGAAGGGACTGGATATCGGAGCCGATGATTACCTGGTCAAACCCTTTGCTCTGGAAGAGTTGCTGGCACGGGTGCGCGCTTTGCTGCGCCGCTATGAAGAGGCGGATGAATCACATGAACTGACCTTTGATGATCTGCGCATGGATGTGGATGCCCGGGAAGTCTACCGGAATGGGCAGAGGATCGACTTGACGACGCGGGAGTTCGATCTGCTGCATCTGTTCATGATGAATCCGCGCAAGGTACTCGCCAAGGATATCATCATGGAGCGCATATGGGGTTACGATTACAGCGGGGAATCCAATGTGCTGGAAGTCTATATCGCGATGCTCCGTCAGAAATTAGAAGAACACGGAGCGAAAAGACTGATCCATACCGTGCGCGGTGCAGGTTATGTGCTCAGAGGGGATGACTGA
- a CDS encoding sensor histidine kinase, translated as MPIRLKLALWYGGVLAVIMTVFSGTLYFLMYNSIQHQYRSSLQEQTEKVYDRLEYTVRLSLRGWNIDVRLDAQDMFFTENIYLQLINISNRRISMSTNAVEDGVMIPVITENILQHLLTESPYVYTNAEINGLPFIVYNRGIYNNSNQLIGVLQGATYSGHMISLLEELRFVLILSSIAIIIASSSFGWFLSRKALRPIDAVINAANQIESGEDLSKRIPYKGPQDEIGRLIQTINGMLERIQHVYQSMEEAYRRQRRFVSDASHELRTPLTTIRGNVELVEKMWQREEDGEQPISEEVMTLSREAFEDISAETERMSRLVNDLLSLARADAGKVIERVPLPLLPIVEEVVRRAQFLPRSPDVAWRAEDLSPFHDVFVCGNRDYLQQLLFIFIENAFKYTEKGEVVLQVQKTDEQAGIRISDTGIGMDKEEVPMIFERFYRADPSRGKVGGTGLGLSIAKWILDEHEGSVEVYTRKDQGSTFIIWLPIWKGRDNLAEEE; from the coding sequence ATGCCGATTCGACTAAAGCTCGCTCTGTGGTACGGCGGCGTTCTGGCTGTGATCATGACGGTATTCTCCGGAACGTTGTATTTCCTTATGTACAACTCGATCCAACATCAATATCGGAGCAGCTTGCAAGAACAGACGGAGAAGGTCTATGATCGCTTGGAATATACGGTGAGACTGTCGCTGCGCGGTTGGAATATCGATGTGCGGCTGGATGCGCAGGATATGTTCTTCACGGAGAATATCTATTTGCAGTTGATCAACATCTCGAACCGCAGGATCAGCATGTCGACCAATGCCGTGGAGGACGGCGTCATGATCCCCGTGATCACGGAGAATATCCTGCAGCATCTGCTTACCGAGTCCCCTTATGTCTATACAAATGCCGAGATCAACGGGCTTCCATTTATCGTCTATAACCGGGGGATCTACAACAACAGCAATCAGCTGATCGGTGTGCTGCAGGGAGCGACTTACTCCGGACATATGATCAGCCTCTTGGAAGAACTGCGATTTGTGCTGATCCTTTCCTCGATCGCGATCATCATCGCCTCTTCCTCCTTCGGCTGGTTCCTGTCACGGAAGGCGCTGCGGCCGATCGACGCGGTGATCAATGCGGCGAATCAGATCGAGAGCGGCGAGGACCTCAGCAAGCGCATCCCTTACAAGGGGCCGCAGGATGAGATCGGGAGATTGATTCAGACGATCAACGGCATGCTGGAGCGGATTCAGCATGTCTATCAGAGCATGGAAGAGGCCTACCGCAGACAGCGCCGCTTCGTCTCCGATGCTTCCCATGAACTGCGCACGCCGCTGACGACGATTCGCGGCAATGTCGAACTCGTCGAGAAGATGTGGCAGCGCGAAGAGGACGGTGAGCAGCCGATCTCTGAGGAAGTGATGACGCTCTCCCGGGAAGCCTTCGAAGATATCTCTGCGGAGACGGAACGCATGAGCCGGCTGGTGAACGATCTGCTGTCGCTGGCGAGGGCGGATGCGGGCAAGGTGATCGAACGCGTGCCGCTGCCATTGCTGCCGATCGTGGAAGAAGTCGTGCGGCGAGCGCAATTCCTGCCGCGCAGTCCAGATGTCGCCTGGCGGGCGGAGGATCTGTCTCCGTTCCATGATGTATTCGTATGCGGCAATCGGGATTATCTGCAGCAACTGCTCTTTATCTTCATCGAAAATGCCTTCAAATACACCGAGAAGGGTGAAGTTGTCCTGCAGGTACAAAAAACCGACGAACAGGCGGGCATCCGCATCAGCGATACCGGGATCGGCATGGATAAAGAAGAGGTGCCAATGATCTTCGAGCGTTTCTATCGGGCTGATCCTTCCCGCGGCAAGGTGGGCGGAACGGGACTGGGACTGTCGATTGCGAAGTGGATTCTCGATGAACATGAAGGGTCCGTAGAGGTCTATACGCGCAAAGATCAGGGATCTACCTTCATCATATGGCTTCCTATATGGAAAGGACGAGACAATCTCGCCGAAGAAGAGTAA
- a CDS encoding 4-hydroxy-3-methylbut-2-enyl diphosphate reductase gives MKVVKITPRGYCYGVVDAMMLAMQTARNFDLPRPIYILGMIVHNRHVTEAFEKEGIITLDGENRLEILKKVDKGTVIFTAHGVSPEVRRLAREKGLTVVDATCPDVTRTHDLIRDKVADGYEIIYIGKKGHPEPEGAVGIAPDHVHLIEREEEIEDLNINAEKIVITNQTTMSQWDIKHIVNRLLERYPQAEVHNEICLATQVRQEAVAEQAKETDLVIVVGDPRSNNSNRLAQVAREIAGVPAYRVADVTEIKREWLEGAEVVGVTSGASTPTPLTKEVIDYLEQYDPEDPSTWPIKRTVDMNRLLPKLKTKSAN, from the coding sequence ATGAAAGTTGTTAAGATAACTCCGCGCGGCTACTGCTACGGGGTGGTTGACGCGATGATGCTGGCGATGCAGACGGCGAGGAATTTCGATCTGCCGCGCCCGATATATATCCTGGGGATGATTGTGCATAATCGGCATGTGACAGAAGCCTTCGAGAAGGAAGGCATCATCACCCTCGACGGGGAGAATCGGCTGGAGATCTTAAAGAAAGTAGACAAGGGCACGGTCATCTTCACCGCCCACGGCGTATCCCCTGAGGTGCGCAGGTTGGCACGGGAGAAGGGGCTTACCGTCGTCGATGCGACGTGTCCCGATGTGACGAGGACCCATGATCTGATCCGCGACAAGGTTGCCGATGGGTATGAGATCATCTACATCGGCAAGAAAGGACACCCGGAGCCTGAAGGGGCAGTGGGCATCGCGCCGGATCATGTACACCTGATCGAGCGGGAAGAAGAGATCGAAGATCTGAATATCAACGCGGAGAAGATCGTCATCACCAACCAGACGACGATGAGCCAGTGGGATATCAAGCATATCGTCAACCGCTTGCTCGAGAGGTATCCGCAAGCCGAAGTGCACAATGAGATCTGCCTTGCCACGCAGGTGCGCCAAGAAGCGGTGGCCGAGCAGGCGAAGGAGACGGATCTCGTGATCGTCGTTGGCGATCCGCGGAGCAACAACTCCAATCGCTTGGCGCAGGTGGCCCGGGAGATTGCCGGCGTGCCTGCCTATCGCGTTGCTGATGTCACGGAGATCAAGCGCGAATGGCTGGAGGGGGCAGAGGTCGTCGGTGTGACCTCCGGCGCTTCGACGCCGACGCCGCTGACGAAGGAAGTGATCGATTATCTGGAACAGTATGATCCAGAAGATCCTTCTACATGGCCGATCAAACGCACGGTGGATATGAATCGTCTGCTTCCTAAGCTGAAGACGAAGTCTGCGAATTAA
- the aroF gene encoding 3-deoxy-7-phosphoheptulonate synthase, producing MIAITSNNVSEERIQEIVHHIEQYGLQAHVSRGTDRTVIGIIGQFEPALAEQLRQMKGIEDVVRISKSYKLASRDFHPDDTIIEVKGIKIGGDELIVMGGPCAVENKEQIDEIARLVKAAGGQVLRGGAFKPRTGPYSFQGIGVEGLEMMAEAGRKHGLLTITEVMTPEYVDIVAEYADILQIGTRNMQNFDLLRKVGTTQKPVLLKRGFSATYDELLNAAEYILAGGNPNVMLCERGIRTFETYTRNTLDLTAVPVLQQLSHLPVIVDPSHGTGRRELVETMSKASVAAGAHGLIIEMHTDPDNSMTGDGVQSLFPDQFARLLQDFEKLAPIVGKKFDTKKNASFVLS from the coding sequence ATGATCGCAATTACATCGAACAATGTGTCTGAAGAACGGATTCAAGAGATTGTTCATCACATCGAGCAATATGGTCTGCAAGCCCATGTATCAAGGGGGACGGACCGCACGGTGATCGGCATCATCGGCCAGTTTGAGCCCGCGCTGGCGGAGCAGCTGAGACAGATGAAGGGAATCGAAGATGTCGTCCGCATCTCGAAGTCCTATAAGCTGGCCAGTCGTGACTTCCATCCCGATGACACGATCATCGAGGTGAAGGGGATTAAGATCGGCGGGGACGAACTCATCGTCATGGGCGGTCCATGCGCCGTGGAGAATAAGGAACAGATCGACGAAATCGCGCGCCTCGTGAAGGCTGCCGGCGGGCAAGTGCTGCGCGGCGGTGCCTTCAAGCCGCGTACGGGTCCATACAGCTTCCAAGGCATCGGCGTGGAAGGCCTGGAGATGATGGCCGAGGCAGGCAGGAAGCATGGACTGCTGACGATCACGGAAGTGATGACGCCTGAATACGTCGATATCGTCGCGGAATATGCGGACATCTTACAGATCGGGACGCGGAACATGCAGAACTTCGATCTGCTCCGCAAGGTGGGTACGACGCAGAAGCCGGTGCTGCTCAAGCGCGGTTTCAGCGCAACTTACGATGAGCTGTTGAACGCGGCCGAATACATCCTGGCCGGCGGCAACCCGAATGTGATGCTCTGCGAACGCGGCATCCGCACCTTCGAGACATATACGCGCAACACCTTGGACCTGACGGCGGTGCCGGTCTTGCAGCAGCTCAGCCATCTGCCGGTGATCGTGGACCCGAGCCATGGTACGGGACGCCGTGAACTTGTCGAGACGATGAGCAAGGCCTCCGTAGCAGCAGGGGCCCACGGGCTGATCATCGAGATGCATACCGATCCGGACAACTCGATGACCGGCGACGGGGTGCAATCCCTGTTCCCGGATCAATTCGCAAGATTGCTGCAGGACTTCGAGAAGCTGGCACCGATCGTCGGCAAGAAGTTCGATACGAAGAAGAATGCATCCTTTGTCTTGTCCTAA